In a genomic window of Corvus hawaiiensis isolate bCorHaw1 chromosome Z, bCorHaw1.pri.cur, whole genome shotgun sequence:
- the LOC125320302 gene encoding LOW QUALITY PROTEIN: transcription factor 4-like (The sequence of the model RefSeq protein was modified relative to this genomic sequence to represent the inferred CDS: deleted 1 base in 1 codon), producing the protein MERGRGLCSVGEHRRLQPDSPGFPSSKPAASTFPSSFFMQDGHHGSDPWSSSSGMNQAGYGGMLGGSSHLGQAGSYCSLHPHERLSYPSHSSADINSSLPPMSTFHRSGTNHYSASSCTPPANGTDSILANRGSGAAGSSQTGDALGKALASIYSPDHTNNSFSSNPSTPVGSPPSLSGTAVWSRNGGQASSSPNYEGPLHSLQSRIEDRLERLDDAIHVLRNHAVGPAPAMAGAHGDVHGLLGAAHNGAMAGLASGYGTGLLSANRHSLMVGAHREDGVGLRGSHSLVPNQVPVPQLPVQSATSPELNPPQDPYRALPAALQGQSVSSGSSEIKSDDEADENLQDAKGADDKKLEEDKKEIKSITRSRSSNNDDEDLTPEQKAEREKERRMANNARERLRVRDINEAFKELGRMVQLHLKSDKPQTKLLILHQAVAVILSLEQQVRERNLNPKAACLKRREEEKVSSDPPPLSLAGPHPGMGDASNSHGTDVKRISPRKSREPNSFSAVLIPIPSPSLPYPSDKSESIPNPRRDRFRHSRRENQRKTKGNHGKTRKNQQKTNKKPTKTDKNRQKNQQKKRKEKGKKKELFRFFGVGEG; encoded by the exons GTTTATGCTCCGTCGGCGAGCACCGCCGACTACAACCGGATTCTCCCGGTTTTCCATCCTCCAAACCAGCAGCCAGCacttttcccagctccttctTCATGCAAG ATGGCCACCACGGCAGCGATCCCTGGAGCTCGTCGAGCGGGATGAACCAGGCCGGCTACGGGGGAATGTTGGGCGGCTCCTCCCACCTCGGCCAGGCCGGCAGCTACTGCAGCCTGCACCCTCACGAGCGCCTG AGCTACCCATCCCACTCCTCGGCCGACATCAACTCCAGCCTCCCGCCGATGTCCACGTTCCACCGGAGCGGCACGAACCACTACAGTGCCTCCTCGTGCACGCCGCCCGCCAACGGCACCGACTCCATCCTGG CCAACAGAGGAAGCGGAGCCGCAGGCAGCTCGCAGACCGGCGACGCGCTGGGAAAAGCCCTCGCCTCT ATCTATTCTCCAGATCACACCAACAACAGCTTTTCATCAAATCCTTCAACTCCTGTCGGTTCTCCCCCTTCTCTCTCAG GAACAGCTGTTTGGTCTAGGAATGGAGGTCAAGCGTCATCATCTCCCAATTATGAAGGTCCCTTACACTCCTTG CAGAGCCGCATCGAGGACCGCCTGGAGCGCCTGGACGACGCCATCCACGTACTGCGGAACCACGCGGTGGGGCCGGCGCCCGCCATGGCCGGCGCGCACGGAGACGTGCACGGGCTGCTGGGAGCCGCCCACAACGGCGCCATGGCCGGCCTGGCCTCGGGCTACGGCACCGGGCTGCTCTCGGCCAACCGGCATTCCCTGATG GTGGGAGCGCACCGGGAGGACGGCGTCGGCCTCCGCGGCAGCCACTCGCTGGTGCCCAACCAGGTGCCGGTGCCGCAGCTGCCGGTGCAGTCGGCGACGTCGCCGGAGCTGAACCCGCCGCAGGATCCCTACCGGG CCCTTCCCGCCGCTCTCCAAGGGCAGAGCGTGTCGTCGGGCAGCTCGGAGATCAAATCGGATGACGAGGCCGACGAGAACCTGCAGGACGCCAAAGGCGCCGACGACAAGAAGCTGGAGGAGGACAAGAAGGAGATCAAATCCATTACTAGGTCAAGATCTAG CAATAACGACGACGAGGACCTGACGCCGGAGCAGAAAGCCGAGCGCGAGAAGGAGCGCAGGATGGCCAACAACGCGCGGGAGCGGCTGCGC GTGCGCGACATCAACGAGGCCTTCAAGGAGCTGGGCCGCATGGTGCAGCTGCACCTCAAGAGCGACAAGCCGCAGACCAAGCTGCTCATCCTGCACCAGGCCGTGGCCGTCAtcctcagcctggagcagcaggtccGAG AACGGAATCTCAATCCCAAGGCGGCGTGCCTCaagaggagggaagaagagaaagtCTCCTCGGATCCTCCTCCGCTCTCGCTCGCAGGGCCCCACCCCGGCATGGGCGACGCCTCCAATTCACATGGGACAGATGTAAAAAG GATTTCTCCACGGAAAAGCCGAGAGCCCAATTCCTTCTCCGCCgtcctgatcccgatcccgagCCCTTCCCTTCCGTACCCGTCCGACAAGTCTGAGTCGATTCCGAATCCCAGACGCGACAGATTCCGGCATTCCCGAAGGGAAAACCAACGAAAAACGAAAGGAAACCACGGGAAAAcgagaaaaaaccaacaaaaaaccaacaaaaaaccaacaaaaaccgaCAAAAACcgacaaaaaaaccaacaaaaaaaaaggaaagaaaaaggaaaaaaaaaggaactttttcGGTTTTTTGGTGTTGGGGAGGGATGA